From the genome of Pseudomonas helvetica:
GCTGCGCGACGACGACAGTTGTCGCGATAACCCCAGTTGATTGAACCAATCGGGCAAATCCACCTGTTGCAACTCGGCGGCAGTCAAGCCGTTGACCCGCGCCAGCAGCAACGCCACCAACCCGCGAATCAATCGTGCATCGCTGCTGGCAGCAAACTGCCAATGGCCGTCCTGCAACGCGCCCACCAGCCACACCTGACTTTCGCAGCCGTGTACGCGATTGGCCTCGGTCTTGTCTGCATCGCTCAATGCCGGAAGCCGTTCGCCCCATTGCATCAGCAAGCGAGCGCGTTGTTCCCAGCCGGCAGCGGCCTGAAAGGTTTCCAGTGCCGTAATGGCATCCGCCGGCAGGCTCATCGCAACAACTCCAGCGCTTGATCAAGGGCTTCGAAAAAGTGCTCAAGGTCTTCCGAGTCGTTGTACAGCGCCAACGAAACCCGAATCGCTCCCGCCAGTTCAAAGCTTTTCAGCAACGGCATCGCGCAGTGGTGTCCGGCGCGTACGGCGATGCCCTGTTCGGTGAGCAGATGCGCCAAATCGGCGTTGTGCACGCCTTCG
Proteins encoded in this window:
- a CDS encoding SufE family protein; protein product: MSLPADAITALETFQAAAGWEQRARLLMQWGERLPALSDADKTEANRVHGCESQVWLVGALQDGHWQFAASSDARLIRGLVALLLARVNGLTAAELQQVDLPDWFNQLGLSRQLSSSRSNGLNAVLQRMNELAA